One Bacteroidota bacterium DNA segment encodes these proteins:
- the pfkA gene encoding 6-phosphofructokinase has product MQELKRIGVFTSGGDSPGMNACIRAVVRTAHHHQLKVTGIYRGFDGMIQGNMLDMGRQDVSNIIQRGGTILKTARSEGFRTPEGRRQAYHQLQKAGIQALVAIGGDGTYRASQVFMEEYPDIRIMGCPGTIDNDLYGTDFTIGYDTAINTAMQAIDKIRDTADATDRLFFVEVMGRDAGLIALRTGLGSGAEAVLIPEIEQDLDRLYDLLERDWKRQKSSMIVVVAEGDEAGGAFAVAEQVRQRFPQYDTRVTVLGHIQRGGSPSCMDRILASRLGAAAVQALVAGMAGYACGVQYKSVVHIPFSEAVKHNVEINPQLVELVEILSA; this is encoded by the coding sequence GTGCAAGAACTAAAACGAATCGGGGTATTCACCTCTGGCGGGGATAGCCCGGGCATGAATGCCTGTATACGGGCCGTGGTGCGCACAGCCCACCACCACCAGCTGAAGGTAACGGGCATCTACCGGGGCTTCGACGGGATGATACAAGGTAATATGCTGGATATGGGGCGGCAGGATGTGAGCAACATCATCCAGCGAGGCGGTACCATCCTGAAGACGGCACGCTCGGAGGGCTTTCGCACCCCCGAGGGCCGCAGGCAGGCCTACCACCAGCTGCAGAAAGCCGGGATACAGGCCCTGGTGGCCATCGGGGGAGATGGCACCTACAGGGCATCACAGGTCTTTATGGAGGAGTATCCGGATATCCGCATAATGGGCTGCCCGGGCACCATAGACAATGACCTGTATGGCACCGACTTTACCATTGGTTACGACACGGCCATCAACACGGCCATGCAGGCCATAGACAAGATACGCGACACGGCCGATGCTACCGACCGGCTGTTTTTTGTAGAGGTAATGGGCCGAGATGCAGGCCTGATAGCACTACGCACGGGCCTGGGCAGCGGGGCCGAGGCTGTGCTGATACCGGAAATAGAGCAGGACCTGGACCGGCTATACGACCTGCTGGAACGAGACTGGAAGCGCCAAAAGAGCAGCATGATTGTGGTGGTGGCCGAGGGCGACGAGGCGGGCGGTGCCTTTGCCGTAGCCGAGCAGGTACGCCAGCGTTTTCCGCAGTATGATACGCGCGTAACCGTGCTGGGCCACATCCAGCGGGGGGGTAGCCCCAGCTGTATGGACCGCATACTGGCAAGCCGCCTGGGGGCTGCCGCCGTGCAGGCGCTGGTAGCGGGCATGGCGGGCTATGCCTGTGGCGTACAGTACAAGTCCGTGGTGCACATCCCCTTCAGCGAGGCCGTAAAGCACAATGTCGAGATTAATCCACAATTGGTAGAGCTGGTGGAAATCCTGAGTGCATAG
- the rpiB gene encoding ribose 5-phosphate isomerase B, whose translation MELLIASDHAGYDLKTSLTAWLRQQGHQVEDLGPASADRVDYPDYAHPLAQRIEAGEPKVGILLCGSGNGVCMTANKYPHVRAALVWNAELAGLARAHNDANVLCLPARYLDEQEARLIVTTFLQTAFEGGRHAPRVQKIQPA comes from the coding sequence ATGGAACTGCTCATAGCCTCAGACCACGCCGGATACGACCTAAAAACGAGCCTGACCGCCTGGCTGCGCCAGCAGGGCCATCAGGTGGAAGACCTGGGCCCCGCCAGCGCCGACCGGGTAGACTACCCGGACTATGCCCACCCACTGGCCCAGCGCATAGAGGCCGGCGAGCCCAAAGTGGGCATCCTGCTGTGCGGCAGTGGAAACGGGGTGTGTATGACCGCCAATAAGTATCCGCACGTGCGGGCCGCCCTGGTGTGGAACGCCGAGCTGGCGGGCCTGGCCCGTGCGCACAACGATGCGAATGTGCTATGCCTACCCGCCCGCTACCTGGATGAACAGGAGGCCCGATTGATTGTAACTACTTTTCTGCAGACTGCCTTTGAGGGCGGGCGCCATGCCCCCCGTGTGCAGAAGATACAGCCTGCCTAG
- a CDS encoding ABC transporter permease: MSRLLFNLHEALAALRRQRLRAGLTLLIIGFGVMAIVGVLTSIDSVKYYLMSSFSTLGANTFRVQNREGRIRMRGRGQQADFPAITYREARAFQQRMQGVAVVSLSYPTALPVRVRYRQHTTNPNVFVQGADPAFLQVQTYQLALGRFITPEDLAEHRAVAVLGWAVYQRLFGTGSGGLGQAVQVGSHQYRVVGVFAEKGSGFGSQGDKVAVIPLSTALAHYPGQSTEVSVYVPSAPQLAAVAEAARGHMRRVRRLHPTRADNFAIVKSDAFIDSLLRNLRILTWSATAIAVITLLGAGVGLMNIMLVSVSDRTMEIGLRKSLGATRAAIRQQFLTEAVVICQLGGLVGIGLGLGMAALVGMAMGTAFVLPWGWILLSIGLCLLVGILSGYYPARRAARLDPIEALRQGS; this comes from the coding sequence ATGAGCAGGCTACTCTTCAACCTGCACGAGGCCCTGGCCGCCCTGCGGAGGCAGCGGCTGCGCGCGGGGCTTACCCTGCTCATCATTGGCTTTGGGGTAATGGCCATTGTGGGGGTGCTCACCAGCATAGACAGCGTGAAGTACTACCTGATGAGCAGCTTCAGCACCCTGGGGGCCAATACCTTCCGGGTACAGAACCGGGAGGGGAGGATACGCATGCGGGGACGTGGGCAGCAGGCCGACTTTCCGGCCATCACCTACCGAGAGGCGCGGGCCTTTCAGCAGCGCATGCAGGGGGTAGCGGTGGTAAGCCTGAGCTACCCCACCGCCCTGCCGGTGCGGGTGCGCTACCGGCAGCATACCACCAACCCCAATGTGTTTGTACAGGGTGCAGACCCCGCCTTTCTGCAAGTACAGACGTACCAGCTGGCCCTGGGCCGCTTCATCACCCCCGAGGACCTGGCGGAGCATCGGGCCGTAGCGGTGCTGGGCTGGGCGGTTTACCAGCGGCTGTTTGGCACCGGCAGCGGGGGGCTGGGCCAGGCCGTGCAGGTGGGCAGCCACCAGTACAGGGTGGTGGGCGTGTTTGCCGAAAAAGGCAGCGGCTTTGGCAGCCAGGGCGATAAGGTGGCGGTCATCCCCCTCTCCACCGCCCTGGCCCATTATCCTGGCCAGAGTACGGAGGTAAGTGTGTATGTGCCCAGCGCCCCACAGCTGGCTGCAGTGGCCGAGGCCGCACGCGGGCACATGCGCCGGGTGCGCAGGCTGCACCCCACCCGGGCCGATAACTTTGCCATCGTGAAAAGCGATGCCTTTATAGATAGCCTGCTGCGCAACCTGCGCATTCTTACCTGGAGTGCCACGGCCATTGCCGTTATTACCCTGCTGGGGGCCGGGGTGGGGCTGATGAACATAATGCTGGTGAGCGTAAGCGACCGCACCATGGAGATAGGCCTGCGCAAAAGCCTGGGGGCCACGCGGGCTGCCATCCGGCAGCAGTTCCTTACCGAGGCGGTGGTTATCTGCCAGCTGGGGGGGCTGGTGGGCATCGGGCTGGGGCTGGGCATGGCGGCCCTGGTGGGCATGGCCATGGGCACGGCCTTTGTGCTGCCCTGGGGCTGGATCCTGCTCAGCATAGGGCTATGCCTGCTGGTGGGCATCCTTAGTGGCTACTACCCCGCCCGCCGGGCCGCGCGGCTAGACCCCATAGAGGCCCTGCGCCAGGGCAGCTAG
- a CDS encoding aldehyde dehydrogenase family protein: MNTIAAPTALDVFGLRAGMVHSGTSTGTHFMEVAPAARTIDSHSPANGEKIGTVAFTSAPQYEQVVQKAQEAFRYWREVPAPRRGEIVRQMGEAFRENKEYLGWLVSYEMGKIYQEGLGEVQEIIDICDFAVGLSRQLYGLTMPSERPDHRLMERWHPLGIVGIISAFNFPVAVWSWNAMIAAVCGNVVIWKPSEKTPLCALACQKIAADVLAANGLPEGIFNLVVGDAEIGQKLAADERIDLVSATGSTRMGKAVAQTVAGRLGKYLLELGGNNAIVLTPNSNLKLALQAIVFGAVGTCGQRCTSTRRLFVHDSMYEKVKEALVNTYKSLTPKIGSPLDADTLIGPLIDQDAVQMMQDRLQKVQAQGGKLIYGGDLYTVPGHEHGNYVTPALIEAKNEMESVQSETFAPILYLIRYSDYQEALQQHNAVPQGLSSAIFSENMKEVERFLGPAGSDCGIANVNIGTSGAEIGGAFGGEKETGGGRESGSDSWKAYMRRQTQTINYGDALPLAQGIKFDIEA, translated from the coding sequence ATGAATACGATTGCCGCTCCTACTGCCCTCGATGTGTTTGGCCTACGTGCAGGCATGGTGCACTCGGGCACCAGCACGGGCACCCACTTTATGGAGGTAGCCCCCGCCGCGCGGACCATAGACAGCCATAGCCCTGCAAACGGAGAGAAGATTGGCACCGTAGCCTTTACTTCCGCCCCGCAGTACGAGCAGGTGGTGCAGAAGGCACAGGAGGCATTTCGCTATTGGCGCGAGGTGCCCGCCCCCCGCCGGGGCGAAATTGTACGCCAGATGGGCGAGGCATTCCGCGAAAACAAGGAGTACCTGGGCTGGCTAGTAAGCTATGAAATGGGTAAGATATACCAGGAGGGACTGGGTGAGGTGCAGGAGATCATAGACATATGCGACTTTGCCGTGGGCCTAAGCCGCCAGCTGTATGGCCTTACGATGCCTAGCGAGCGCCCAGACCACCGCCTGATGGAGCGCTGGCACCCCCTGGGCATTGTGGGGATTATCTCCGCCTTCAACTTCCCGGTGGCGGTATGGAGCTGGAATGCCATGATTGCAGCCGTGTGTGGCAATGTAGTGATCTGGAAACCCAGTGAAAAAACGCCCCTATGCGCCCTGGCTTGCCAGAAGATAGCGGCCGACGTGCTGGCAGCCAATGGCCTGCCAGAGGGCATCTTCAACCTGGTGGTGGGCGATGCCGAGATAGGCCAAAAACTGGCTGCCGACGAGCGCATCGACCTGGTAAGCGCCACCGGCAGTACCCGCATGGGCAAGGCCGTGGCCCAGACTGTGGCTGGCCGGCTGGGCAAGTATCTGCTAGAGCTGGGCGGTAATAACGCCATTGTACTTACCCCGAACAGCAACCTGAAGCTGGCCCTGCAGGCCATCGTGTTTGGCGCGGTAGGCACCTGTGGCCAGCGCTGCACCAGTACGCGCCGCCTGTTTGTGCACGACAGCATGTACGAAAAAGTGAAGGAGGCCCTGGTAAATACCTACAAAAGCCTGACACCCAAGATAGGCAGCCCACTGGATGCCGATACCCTGATAGGACCCCTGATAGACCAGGATGCGGTGCAGATGATGCAAGACCGCCTGCAGAAGGTGCAAGCACAGGGTGGCAAGCTAATCTATGGCGGCGATCTGTACACGGTGCCCGGGCACGAGCATGGAAACTATGTGACGCCTGCCCTGATAGAGGCCAAAAACGAAATGGAGAGCGTACAGAGCGAGACCTTTGCCCCCATCCTCTACCTGATCCGCTATAGCGACTACCAGGAGGCACTACAGCAGCACAACGCGGTGCCCCAGGGCCTAAGCTCGGCCATCTTTAGCGAGAATATGAAGGAGGTAGAGCGCTTCCTGGGCCCCGCCGGTAGCGACTGCGGTATTGCCAACGTGAATATAGGTACCAGTGGTGCCGAAATAGGCGGTGCCTTTGGCGGCGAAAAGGAAACTGGGGGTGGCCGCGAAAGCGGATCCGACTCTTGGAAGGCCTACATGCGCCGCCAAACACAAACCATCAACTACGGCGATGCGCTACCCCTGGCACAGGGCATCAAGTTTGACATAGAAGCCTAG
- the tpiA gene encoding triose-phosphate isomerase — protein sequence MMNSRKLLAANWKMHLNLAGAQSLTQELIERLAAPRVPVVLCTPFPYLHPLHQLIQGHPGFHLGAQNLHQEKQGAFTGETSGEMLASVGAEYVIVGHSERRTYYQESSDLLSNKLIRARQAGLKPIFCIGESLQERERGVEKEVITRQLLFGCYNLLAENFAHTTIAYEPVWAIGTGRTATAEQAQEMHAFIREKITERYGDNLAQETTILYGGSVKASNANELFAQPDVDGGLIGGASLDAAEFADIYQALLNA from the coding sequence ATGATGAATTCGAGAAAACTGCTTGCTGCCAACTGGAAAATGCACCTGAACCTGGCGGGTGCGCAAAGCCTGACCCAGGAACTGATAGAGCGGCTGGCCGCCCCCCGGGTGCCAGTGGTGCTGTGCACACCCTTTCCGTATCTACACCCACTGCACCAGCTTATCCAGGGCCACCCGGGGTTTCACCTGGGTGCACAAAACCTGCATCAGGAGAAGCAGGGTGCCTTTACCGGCGAAACCAGCGGAGAGATGCTGGCCAGCGTGGGTGCCGAGTACGTGATCGTGGGCCACAGCGAGCGCCGAACCTACTACCAGGAGAGTAGCGACCTGCTGAGCAACAAGCTGATACGGGCACGCCAGGCGGGCCTCAAGCCCATCTTTTGCATAGGCGAGAGCCTGCAGGAACGAGAGCGGGGCGTGGAAAAAGAGGTGATAACCAGGCAGCTCCTGTTTGGCTGCTACAACCTGCTGGCCGAAAACTTTGCCCACACCACCATTGCCTACGAGCCTGTGTGGGCCATCGGCACAGGCCGCACCGCCACCGCCGAGCAGGCACAGGAGATGCACGCCTTTATCCGCGAGAAAATTACCGAACGATACGGAGATAACCTGGCGCAGGAAACCACCATCCTGTACGGGGGGAGTGTAAAGGCCAGCAACGCCAACGAGCTGTTTGCCCAGCCCGATGTGGACGGGGGCCTGATAGGGGGTGCCAGCCTGGATGCTGCCGAGTTTGCCGATATCTACCAGGCCCTGCTGAACGCATAA
- the trxB gene encoding thioredoxin-disulfide reductase: MSTPSEHVSCLIIGSGPAGYTAAVYAARANLSPVLYTGLEAGGQLTQTTDVENYPGYPEGVLGVQMMEDFRQQAARFGTDIRYSTITKVDFSQSPKLVWTDEDKLISADAVIISTGASAKWLGLESEKRLNGAGVSACAVCDGFFYKGKDVVVVGGGDTAAEEATYLSKLCRQVHLLVRKGEMRASQIMRDRVLKTPNITVHWHTETEEVLGKEVVEAVRIRNSQTGALTDIPVQGFFVAIGHKPNTDLFAGQLEMDNTGYLITEGKTSKTSIEGVFAAGDVQDSVYRQAVTAAGSGCMAALDAERWLAEQGIV; the protein is encoded by the coding sequence ATGTCCACACCATCCGAGCACGTTAGCTGTCTCATCATCGGCTCAGGTCCGGCAGGCTATACCGCCGCTGTATACGCTGCACGCGCCAACCTGAGCCCCGTACTGTACACCGGCCTGGAGGCGGGTGGCCAGCTGACCCAGACCACCGATGTAGAGAACTACCCCGGCTACCCGGAGGGGGTGCTGGGCGTGCAGATGATGGAAGACTTCCGCCAGCAGGCTGCGCGTTTTGGCACAGATATTCGTTATAGTACGATCACTAAGGTAGATTTCAGCCAGTCGCCCAAGCTGGTGTGGACCGATGAGGATAAGCTGATAAGCGCCGATGCCGTCATCATCAGCACCGGTGCCAGTGCCAAGTGGCTAGGGCTGGAGAGCGAGAAGCGACTGAACGGCGCCGGTGTGAGTGCCTGTGCCGTGTGCGACGGCTTCTTCTACAAAGGCAAGGACGTAGTGGTGGTAGGCGGTGGAGACACGGCCGCTGAAGAGGCCACCTACCTGAGCAAGCTGTGCAGGCAGGTGCACCTGCTGGTGCGAAAGGGCGAAATGCGTGCCAGCCAGATTATGCGAGACCGGGTGCTGAAGACCCCAAACATTACCGTCCACTGGCACACCGAAACCGAAGAAGTATTGGGCAAGGAGGTAGTAGAGGCAGTGCGGATACGGAATAGCCAGACCGGGGCGCTGACGGATATTCCGGTGCAGGGCTTCTTTGTGGCTATTGGCCACAAGCCGAACACCGACCTGTTTGCGGGCCAGCTGGAGATGGACAACACGGGCTACCTGATAACCGAGGGAAAGACAAGCAAGACCTCTATCGAGGGGGTGTTTGCTGCCGGCGATGTGCAAGACAGTGTGTACAGGCAGGCGGTAACCGCAGCAGGAAGCGGCTGTATGGCTGCCCTGGATGCCGAGCGATGGCTGGCCGAACAGGGCATTGTATAG
- a CDS encoding DUF3137 domain-containing protein, translating into MKSLQELKQYFETELTQDLNAVDSMRKKIVLKVVVMIFLLVAALIGALVGISSVIDAETAGVQIYGWYALIGVIFAAGGYVLYYDVTGDKRFHIIFKTRVIEQIVRFINPSFTYISHKFIPPNLFVDSKLFTDLPTKYRGDDYVFGDLGSTKIAFSEVHAKRSVRKGERKSELRAIFDGIFFVAITKQKFTGTIILPRHQVFEPEKLGYKSSDFEEVLSPDPEFNTVFKVYSKNSEDAKQSFFTYKEVFEDLVAYKKTHKEDICVSFIGNNIYVAISHKKELFEPRLYRSLLDFKIIHEYYDVMYEPMIIFEKIGRVDQQVDTATA; encoded by the coding sequence ATGAAGTCTCTACAGGAACTAAAACAGTACTTTGAAACAGAACTAACCCAAGACCTGAACGCGGTGGATTCCATGCGCAAAAAAATCGTGCTCAAGGTTGTGGTTATGATTTTTCTGCTCGTGGCCGCGTTGATCGGTGCGCTGGTTGGTATTTCCTCTGTAATAGATGCCGAGACTGCTGGTGTACAGATATATGGCTGGTATGCCCTCATTGGCGTGATTTTTGCCGCTGGTGGCTATGTGCTGTACTACGATGTTACCGGAGACAAACGCTTTCACATCATCTTCAAAACCCGCGTAATTGAGCAGATTGTTCGGTTTATCAATCCCAGCTTCACCTATATTTCTCACAAGTTCATTCCACCCAACCTATTTGTAGATAGCAAGCTGTTCACAGACCTGCCCACTAAGTACCGGGGAGATGACTACGTGTTTGGCGATCTCGGATCTACAAAAATTGCCTTCTCCGAGGTGCACGCCAAGCGCAGCGTGAGAAAGGGTGAGCGTAAATCTGAGCTCCGCGCTATTTTCGACGGAATCTTCTTTGTAGCCATCACCAAGCAGAAGTTTACGGGCACCATTATCCTGCCCCGGCACCAGGTTTTTGAACCCGAAAAACTGGGATACAAGAGTTCTGATTTTGAAGAAGTATTGAGTCCGGACCCCGAGTTCAACACTGTTTTCAAGGTGTATTCCAAAAATTCCGAGGATGCAAAACAGAGTTTTTTTACCTACAAGGAGGTGTTTGAAGACCTGGTGGCCTACAAGAAAACACATAAGGAAGACATCTGTGTGTCTTTTATTGGCAACAATATTTATGTGGCCATCAGCCATAAGAAGGAGCTTTTTGAGCCCCGGCTTTACCGGAGTCTGCTCGACTTCAAAATCATCCACGAGTACTACGATGTGATGTACGAGCCGATGATCATCTTCGAGAAAATTGGCCGTGTGGACCAGCAGGTGGATACTGCCACTGCCTGA
- a CDS encoding metallophosphoesterase, protein MPIFLTLFFIHGCSDPFDYSPFEVDVPREARGQTDKNLGRLLNTDKARDTTATVRIGLLADAHYHFQDIKELVNQLNGESVDFVIVLGDIVDQGLVSEFEILEDVLNDLKMPYLTVIGNHEYLANGEDIYDQLYGSRNYSFSYAGYHFIAWDDVYWEKNGTPDWDWLESRLKQTDRGTPILLAHIPPWGDQFPEADEARYVALTEQYGVQASLHGHKHQFGIENYNNDILYATVPAVDKLSYGILTLENGQVRLEQRFKR, encoded by the coding sequence TTGCCGATTTTCCTGACGCTGTTTTTCATCCACGGCTGCTCCGATCCCTTTGACTACAGCCCCTTTGAGGTAGATGTGCCCCGCGAGGCACGCGGGCAGACAGACAAGAACCTGGGCCGCCTGCTGAATACGGACAAGGCCCGCGATACCACTGCCACGGTGCGTATAGGCCTGCTGGCAGATGCGCACTACCATTTTCAGGACATAAAGGAGCTGGTGAACCAGCTGAATGGCGAGTCGGTAGACTTTGTGATTGTATTGGGCGACATTGTAGACCAGGGACTGGTATCGGAGTTTGAGATCCTGGAAGACGTGCTAAATGACCTGAAGATGCCCTACCTGACGGTGATTGGCAACCACGAGTATCTGGCAAACGGAGAGGACATATACGATCAGCTGTATGGCAGCCGCAACTACAGCTTCAGCTACGCGGGCTACCACTTTATAGCCTGGGACGATGTGTACTGGGAAAAGAACGGCACACCCGACTGGGACTGGCTGGAGAGCCGGCTGAAACAGACAGACCGAGGCACGCCCATCCTGCTGGCACACATCCCCCCCTGGGGAGACCAGTTCCCCGAGGCCGACGAGGCGCGCTATGTGGCCCTGACTGAGCAGTATGGGGTGCAGGCTTCGCTACACGGACACAAGCACCAGTTTGGTATAGAAAACTACAACAATGATATCCTGTACGCCACCGTGCCTGCTGTAGACAAGCTTTCGTATGGCATCCTGACCCTGGAGAACGGCCAGGTACGCCTGGAGCAAAGGTTTAAACGATAA
- a CDS encoding nucleoside deaminase — protein sequence MLQQDEHFMQMAYRLAEEAYAAQEVPIGAVVAHGYRVLGKGYNQVERLQDPTAHAEMLALTAASQAVGGKYLPDCTLYVTLEPCPMCAGALRWSQIGRIVYGAADDKYGYCRHSPSLLHPRTQVASGLLATECAALLRSFFQAKRAGL from the coding sequence ATGCTACAGCAAGACGAACACTTTATGCAGATGGCCTACCGGCTGGCCGAGGAGGCCTATGCGGCCCAGGAGGTGCCCATAGGGGCGGTGGTGGCGCATGGCTACCGAGTGCTGGGCAAGGGCTATAACCAGGTGGAGCGCCTGCAGGACCCCACTGCGCATGCCGAGATGCTGGCCCTGACAGCGGCTAGCCAGGCCGTGGGGGGCAAGTACCTGCCCGACTGCACCCTGTACGTTACCCTGGAGCCCTGCCCCATGTGTGCCGGTGCCCTGCGCTGGAGCCAGATAGGCCGCATAGTATACGGCGCGGCCGACGACAAGTATGGCTACTGCCGACACAGCCCCAGCCTGCTGCACCCCCGCACCCAGGTGGCCAGCGGCCTGCTGGCCACCGAGTGTGCAGCCCTGCTGCGGTCCTTTTTTCAGGCTAAACGCGCTGGTTTATGA
- a CDS encoding alpha/beta fold hydrolase, producing MNTLTTVALHHQVLGQGEPVLILHGFMGSADNWRTLGLRMASQSQVWLVDQRNHGHSPHTDAWDYPHMAADVLRLMDEHRLDRVSLIGHSMGGKTAMQLAAHHPDRVEKLVVVDISTRQSTGGHEAILNALQQADITHTSKRHEVEALLKAGIPNEAERQFILKALYRDGDHFAWRFNLPVFVRQYPAVLAGMDGNPVYPHPTRFIKGGASRYIQAEDWPEIQRLFPQAQLEVIAGAGHWVHAQAPAEFLAVLNRFLSKTYSLS from the coding sequence ATGAATACGCTGACTACCGTAGCACTGCACCACCAGGTACTGGGGCAGGGGGAACCGGTGCTGATCCTGCACGGCTTTATGGGCAGCGCCGACAACTGGCGGACGCTGGGCCTGCGCATGGCCAGCCAGAGCCAGGTGTGGCTGGTAGACCAGCGAAACCACGGCCACAGCCCCCACACCGATGCCTGGGACTACCCCCACATGGCCGCCGATGTGCTGCGCCTGATGGATGAGCACCGGCTAGACCGGGTGAGCCTGATAGGCCACAGCATGGGCGGAAAAACCGCCATGCAGCTGGCAGCCCACCACCCGGATCGGGTAGAAAAACTGGTGGTAGTAGATATAAGCACCCGGCAAAGCACAGGCGGCCACGAGGCAATCCTGAACGCCCTGCAGCAGGCCGATATAACCCACACCAGCAAGCGGCACGAAGTGGAAGCCCTGCTGAAAGCCGGCATCCCCAACGAGGCCGAGCGGCAGTTTATCCTGAAGGCGCTGTACCGAGACGGAGACCACTTTGCCTGGCGGTTCAACCTGCCAGTGTTCGTCCGGCAGTATCCGGCGGTGCTGGCGGGCATGGACGGCAACCCGGTGTACCCCCACCCTACCCGCTTTATCAAGGGGGGGGCCAGCCGCTATATACAGGCTGAAGACTGGCCCGAGATCCAGCGCCTATTCCCACAGGCGCAGCTGGAGGTAATAGCGGGCGCCGGGCACTGGGTGCATGCCCAGGCACCCGCTGAGTTTCTGGCCGTACTGAATCGCTTTCTGAGCAAAACCTATTCCCTATCCTGA
- a CDS encoding DMT family transporter, translating into MKMTHRLALLILVVCALVWGSSFILMKRGLVVFTASQVAALRIGFAGLGFAPIILYRLLRHRRRLPYGRLLFGTAIGNLIPAFLFSLAQTRLQSGTTGVLNTLTPLSAMLLGLLLYGQPFRAQKLVGVLLGLAGASLLVLLDARPGGDLLYALLVVLATLLYGLHTNYVKFRIHGVSTLEVSGFGLVVFALPALLGVLLFTPTQGLAQHPHFWHSLLALVVLGVVGTSFVLWLFFQALKVLSPVAATSVTYLMPVVALFWGTLDGEPILLWHGFGLAAILLGVWLVSRVGPRG; encoded by the coding sequence ATGAAGATGACCCACCGGCTGGCCCTGCTCATCCTGGTCGTGTGTGCCCTGGTGTGGGGCAGCAGCTTCATCCTGATGAAGCGGGGGCTGGTGGTGTTTACGGCCAGCCAGGTGGCGGCCCTACGCATTGGTTTTGCCGGCCTGGGTTTTGCACCCATCATCCTGTACCGGCTGCTGCGCCACCGGCGCAGGCTACCCTACGGGCGCCTGCTGTTTGGCACCGCCATTGGTAATTTGATTCCGGCCTTTCTGTTCTCGCTGGCGCAAACACGGCTGCAGAGTGGCACCACCGGTGTGCTGAATACCCTTACGCCACTGAGTGCCATGCTGCTAGGCCTGCTGCTGTATGGGCAGCCCTTTCGTGCGCAAAAGCTGGTGGGCGTACTGCTGGGGCTGGCTGGCGCCAGCCTGCTGGTGCTGCTGGATGCCCGGCCCGGCGGAGACCTCCTGTATGCCCTGCTGGTGGTGCTGGCCACCCTGCTGTATGGGCTGCATACCAACTATGTGAAGTTTCGCATCCACGGCGTTTCCACGCTGGAGGTGTCGGGCTTCGGCCTGGTGGTGTTTGCCCTGCCGGCCCTGCTAGGGGTGTTGTTGTTTACCCCCACGCAGGGGCTGGCCCAGCACCCGCATTTTTGGCACAGCCTGCTGGCACTAGTGGTGCTGGGGGTGGTGGGCACCAGCTTTGTTCTCTGGCTTTTTTTTCAGGCGCTGAAGGTGCTCAGCCCGGTAGCGGCCACCAGTGTTACGTACCTGATGCCCGTGGTAGCCCTCTTCTGGGGCACGCTGGATGGTGAGCCCATCCTGCTGTGGCACGGCTTTGGGCTAGCGGCCATCCTGCTGGGGGTGTGGCTGGTGAGCCGGGTGGGGCCCAGGGGCTAG
- a CDS encoding MarR family winged helix-turn-helix transcriptional regulator, whose protein sequence is MVAKIPNSADAVPVDAYSFDDSLGRICKQINDCIGHILRFKLDQAHVDLSTDEWTVLAYLFEYEGLKQNQIAAAVGRDKTAINRLIDGLEHKSLVRRQQDPEDKRINQVVLTPQAEQMKARLHRLAADTLAIAWGGVAEADKQATLRVLKQILANVSCSSVFDHVSNLDGLDRPEHPAH, encoded by the coding sequence ATGGTTGCCAAAATACCCAACAGCGCGGATGCCGTACCGGTAGATGCTTATAGCTTTGATGACTCGCTGGGGCGGATCTGCAAGCAGATAAATGACTGCATCGGCCACATCCTGCGTTTCAAGCTGGATCAGGCACATGTGGATCTTAGCACGGATGAGTGGACAGTTCTGGCCTATCTATTTGAATATGAGGGCCTGAAGCAGAACCAGATAGCCGCCGCCGTGGGCCGCGACAAAACCGCCATAAACCGCCTGATAGACGGCCTGGAGCACAAAAGCCTGGTACGCCGCCAGCAGGATCCGGAGGATAAGCGCATCAACCAGGTAGTACTTACGCCCCAGGCCGAGCAAATGAAGGCCCGCCTGCACAGGCTGGCTGCCGACACGCTGGCCATTGCCTGGGGTGGCGTAGCCGAGGCGGATAAGCAAGCCACGCTGCGCGTACTGAAGCAGATATTGGCCAACGTGAGCTGCTCTTCGGTGTTCGACCATGTATCGAACCTGGATGGGCTAGATAGGCCCGAGCACCCGGCCCACTAG